One genomic window of Canis aureus isolate CA01 chromosome 15, VMU_Caureus_v.1.0, whole genome shotgun sequence includes the following:
- the IGFBP3 gene encoding insulin-like growth factor-binding protein 3: protein MQGARPALWAAALTALALLRGPPAARAGAGAAGAGPVVRCEPCDARALAQCAPPPTAPACPELVREPGCGCCLTCALREGQPCGVYTERCGAGLRCQPPPGEPRPLQALLDGRGLCANASAAGRLRAYLLPAPPAPGNSSESEEDHGAGGAQALPGTHRVPDAKLQPLHTKMDVIKKGHAKDSQRYKVDYESQSTDTQNFSSEYKRETEYGPCRREVEDTLNRLKFLDMLSPRGIHIPNCDRKGFYKKKQCRPSKGRKRGFCWCVDKYGQPLPGFDARGKGDIHCYSMDSK from the exons ATGCAGGGGGCGCGCCCCGCGCTCTGGGCCGCGGCGCTGACGGCGCTGGCGCTGCTCCGCGGACCCCCGGCGGctcgggcgggcgcgggcgcggcgggcgcgggcccCGTGGTGCGCTGCGAGCCGTGCGACGCGCGCGCCCTGGCGCAGTGCGCGCCGCCGCCCACCGCGCCCGCGTGCCCCGAGCTGGTGCGGGAGCCCGGCTGCGGCTGCTGCCTGACGTGCGCGCTGCGCGAGGGCCAGCCGTGCGGCGTCTACACCGAGCGCTGCGGCGCCGGCCTCCGCTGCCAGCCGCCGCCCGGGGAGCCGCGCCCGCTGCAGGCGCTGCTGGACGGCCGCGGGCTCTGCGCCAACGCCAGCGCCGCCGGCCGCCTGCGCGCCTACCTGCTGCCTGCGCCGCCAGCGCCAG GAAACAGCAGCGAGTCGGAGGAGGACCAcggcgcggggggcgcgcagGCCCTGCCTGGCACGCACCGGGTGCCCGACGCCAAGCTGCAGCCCCTGCACACGAAGATGGATGTCATTAAGAAGGGGCACGCCAAGGACAGCCAGCGCTACAAGGTGGACTACGAGTCCCAGAGCACCGACACCCAGAACTTCTCCTCCGAGTACAAGCGGGAGACGGAATAT GGGCCCTGCCGCCGGGAGGTGGAGGACACGCTGAACCGGCTCAAGTTCTTGGATATGCTCAGCCCCAGGGGCATCCACATCCCCAACTGTGACAGGAAGGGCTTCTATAAGAAGAAGCAG TGCCGCCCCTCCAAGGGCAGGAAGCGGGGCTTCTGCTGGTGTGTGGACAAGTATGGGCAGCCGCTGCCCGGCTTCGACGCCAGGGGCAAAGGCGACATTCACTGCTACAGCATGGACAGCAAGTAG